One stretch of Planococcus sp. PAMC 21323 DNA includes these proteins:
- a CDS encoding site-specific integrase produces the protein MPYGYEKFRLDNGISPNTVVHEVQLIRSLFAFLRHTYKRPVEPHDIRPSDIQQFLMDQHMAGIKDSTLNRKLIYIRRWFDYMWQIGRIPNDFMPKFKFSKKLDLTPADIHLNYEDLLKKKDAVLEADRLSLNAKILYILYLRGLRLRDMVAIDVDNFDDRDGKLVLSVDKKDGYQCRMEFTDKEIPVMLDAIERAVFRSTPYLLSSKVKNEYTMFQMGSLSDYTEALSSFVGMPMRSGDIRFAYVHYLYSVEHKNLEEIQETLGVSLDSASRMLKDSLTRLKR, from the coding sequence ATGCCTTATGGTTACGAGAAATTTAGACTGGACAATGGCATTAGCCCGAACACCGTTGTTCATGAAGTCCAATTGATCCGCTCGCTCTTCGCTTTTCTTAGACATACTTACAAAAGACCTGTAGAACCACATGATATTCGTCCTTCAGATATTCAACAGTTTTTAATGGACCAACATATGGCGGGTATAAAAGACAGTACTTTAAATCGCAAACTTATTTATATTAGAAGATGGTTTGATTATATGTGGCAAATTGGTCGCATCCCAAATGATTTTATGCCTAAATTCAAATTTAGTAAAAAACTTGATTTGACACCGGCTGATATTCATTTAAATTACGAAGATTTGTTAAAAAAGAAAGACGCTGTTCTTGAAGCTGATCGGTTGTCATTAAATGCTAAGATTCTTTATATACTTTACTTACGTGGACTGCGCCTTCGTGATATGGTAGCGATTGATGTAGACAACTTTGACGATCGAGACGGTAAGCTCGTTTTATCAGTCGATAAAAAAGATGGCTATCAATGCCGAATGGAGTTCACTGATAAAGAAATTCCAGTTATGCTTGATGCAATTGAGCGTGCCGTATTCCGCAGTACACCTTACTTATTGTCATCTAAAGTTAAAAATGAATATACAATGTTTCAAATGGGTTCGTTATCCGATTATACGGAGGCTTTATCGTCATTTGTTGGTATGCCAATGCGCTCAGGGGATATTCGCTTTGCTTATGTCCATTATTTGTATTCAGTTGAACATAAAAACCTGGAAGAAATTCAAGAAACTTTGGGTGTTTCACTCGACTCTGCATCGAGAATGTTAAAAGATTCTTTAACTCGTTTAAAAAGATAA
- a CDS encoding DinB family protein, with amino-acid sequence MFNEDNAMIRNQVLQAVEGLTDEQFNLKPSETEWSPMQILDHLQLMEKIVAKGVSQELQKEESKKAIKKPIGLTISRSFKVKAPKHVTPTSEFVTLEDMKVRLNVSHNLLYEVFNQADEDQLKQKSMDHPVFGKVPLVQWFPFVGLHEKRHFKQLQETLRKIDDVTK; translated from the coding sequence ATGTTTAATGAAGACAATGCTATGATAAGAAATCAAGTTCTTCAAGCGGTAGAGGGATTAACGGATGAACAGTTCAACTTGAAACCTTCAGAAACAGAATGGTCACCGATGCAAATTTTAGATCATCTTCAGTTGATGGAAAAAATCGTTGCAAAGGGGGTTTCTCAAGAACTACAAAAAGAGGAAAGTAAAAAAGCGATAAAAAAACCAATTGGATTAACTATTAGTCGCTCGTTTAAAGTAAAAGCTCCGAAGCATGTCACACCAACAAGTGAATTTGTCACGCTCGAAGATATGAAAGTACGTCTAAACGTCTCGCATAATTTATTGTATGAAGTGTTTAATCAAGCAGATGAGGATCAGTTAAAACAAAAGTCAATGGATCACCCGGTGTTTGGTAAAGTACCTCTAGTTCAGTGGTTTCCTTTCGTAGGTTTACATGAAAAACGTCATTTTAAGCAATTACAAGAGACCTTAAGAAAAATCGATGATGTAACAAAATAG
- the acnA gene encoding aconitate hydratase AcnA codes for MAKSSLHNSRTSFELNDKTYNYYRLAALEEAGIAKVSRLPYSIKVLLESVLRQHDGYVIKDEHVEELAKWGKDANKEAEVPFKPSRVILQDFTGVPVVVDLAALRSAMAEMGGDPDKINPEIPVDLVIDHSVQVDNYGTQDALRINMELEFERNAERYQFLSWAQKAYDNYRAVPPATGIVHQVNLEYLANVVHAVENSDGTFETFPDTLFGTDSHTTMINGIGVLGWGVGGIEAEAGMLGQPSYFPIPEVIGVKMTGELPNGATATDLALKVTQTLRKKGVVGKFVEFFGPGVTTLPLADRATIANMAPEYGATCGFFPVDEEALDYMRLTARDEEQIAVTKKYLQANDMFFTVDNEDPIYTDLVEIDLSEIEPNLAGPKRPQDLIPLSQMKTEFNKAVTGEEGPHGFALDEAEIAKTATVNFKDGRSVEMKTGALAIAAITSCTNTSNPYVMLGAGLVAKKAVEKGLTPPAYVKTSLAPGSKVVTGYLNDSGLLDYMNQIGFNLVGYGCTTCIGNSGPLLPEIEEAILDNDLLVSSVLSGNRNFEGRIHPLVKANYLASPMLVVAYALAGTVDIDFAVDPIGKDKEGKDVFFKDIWPTTEEIKKTVKDTVTPELFRKEYEHVFNENEAWNAIETNDDSLYEFDSTSTYIQNPPFFEGLSKEPAPIQALSDLRVVAKFADSITTDHISPAGAIGKDTPAGLYLRENGVEPRNFNSYGSRRGNHEVMMRGTFANIRIRNQVAPDTTGGYTTYWPTGETMAIYDAAMKYQEQGTGLVVLTGKDYGMGSSRDWAAKGTFLLGIKTVIAESYERIHRSNLVMMGVLPLQFVNGESADSLGLTGRETISVNLTDDVKPRDVLTVTATAEDGKVTEFQVLARFDSEVEVDYFRHGGILQMVLRNKLLEV; via the coding sequence ATGGCAAAGAGCAGTTTGCACAACAGCCGCACTTCTTTTGAGCTAAATGACAAAACGTATAACTATTATCGTTTAGCTGCATTAGAAGAAGCAGGTATCGCTAAAGTATCACGCCTACCTTATTCGATTAAAGTTCTATTGGAATCTGTATTGCGTCAGCATGACGGATATGTCATCAAAGACGAGCACGTTGAAGAATTAGCAAAATGGGGCAAAGATGCTAACAAAGAAGCAGAAGTTCCATTTAAACCTTCACGCGTTATCTTGCAAGATTTCACAGGAGTACCAGTAGTAGTAGATTTAGCTGCACTTCGTTCAGCTATGGCTGAAATGGGTGGAGACCCGGACAAAATCAATCCTGAAATTCCAGTTGATCTTGTAATTGATCACTCGGTACAAGTTGATAACTATGGTACACAAGATGCACTTCGCATCAACATGGAGCTTGAATTTGAGCGCAACGCTGAACGTTACCAGTTCCTTAGCTGGGCTCAAAAAGCATACGACAACTACCGTGCAGTTCCACCAGCAACTGGTATCGTACACCAAGTAAACCTTGAATACTTGGCAAACGTTGTTCATGCTGTAGAAAACTCAGACGGCACATTCGAAACTTTCCCTGATACATTGTTTGGTACAGATTCTCATACTACAATGATCAACGGAATCGGTGTTCTTGGATGGGGCGTTGGTGGTATTGAAGCTGAAGCAGGAATGCTTGGACAACCTTCATACTTCCCAATTCCAGAAGTTATTGGCGTAAAAATGACGGGTGAACTTCCAAATGGTGCAACTGCTACCGATTTGGCATTAAAAGTTACTCAAACATTACGTAAAAAAGGCGTAGTTGGTAAATTTGTTGAGTTCTTCGGCCCTGGCGTTACCACATTGCCACTTGCTGACCGCGCAACGATTGCCAATATGGCTCCAGAATACGGCGCTACTTGCGGTTTCTTCCCAGTTGATGAAGAAGCACTTGATTACATGCGTTTAACTGCACGTGACGAAGAGCAAATTGCTGTAACGAAAAAATACTTACAAGCAAATGACATGTTCTTTACTGTAGATAACGAAGATCCAATCTACACAGACTTAGTGGAAATTGATCTTTCTGAAATCGAACCAAACCTTGCAGGACCTAAACGTCCACAAGATTTGATTCCTTTATCTCAGATGAAAACTGAGTTTAACAAAGCTGTAACAGGCGAAGAAGGACCACATGGTTTTGCGCTTGATGAAGCAGAAATTGCTAAAACAGCAACGGTTAACTTTAAAGACGGTAGATCTGTTGAGATGAAGACTGGTGCATTAGCAATTGCAGCGATCACATCTTGTACAAACACTTCTAACCCATACGTAATGCTTGGTGCTGGATTAGTAGCGAAAAAAGCAGTAGAAAAAGGTTTAACTCCACCTGCATACGTGAAAACTTCATTAGCGCCAGGATCTAAAGTTGTTACTGGTTACTTGAACGATTCTGGTTTATTGGATTACATGAACCAAATCGGCTTTAACTTAGTAGGATATGGCTGTACGACATGTATCGGTAACTCAGGACCATTGCTTCCAGAAATCGAAGAAGCAATTCTTGATAACGATTTACTAGTATCGTCTGTCTTGTCTGGTAACCGTAACTTTGAAGGACGTATTCACCCTCTAGTTAAAGCAAACTACTTGGCATCTCCAATGCTAGTTGTTGCTTATGCACTTGCTGGTACTGTGGATATCGACTTTGCAGTAGATCCTATCGGTAAAGACAAAGAAGGTAAAGATGTCTTCTTCAAAGACATCTGGCCAACAACTGAAGAAATCAAGAAAACAGTTAAAGATACTGTTACTCCTGAATTGTTCCGTAAAGAATACGAGCACGTATTTAACGAGAACGAAGCATGGAATGCAATTGAAACAAATGACGATTCTTTGTATGAGTTTGATTCGACATCAACTTATATCCAGAACCCGCCATTCTTTGAAGGTCTTTCTAAAGAGCCAGCACCAATCCAAGCGTTATCTGACCTTCGTGTAGTTGCAAAATTCGCAGATTCTATCACGACTGACCACATCTCTCCAGCAGGTGCGATTGGTAAAGATACACCAGCAGGCCTATATCTTCGTGAAAACGGCGTTGAGCCTCGTAACTTTAACTCTTACGGATCTCGTCGTGGTAACCATGAAGTTATGATGCGCGGAACATTCGCTAACATTCGTATCCGTAACCAAGTAGCACCAGATACAACTGGTGGGTACACAACTTACTGGCCAACGGGCGAAACTATGGCGATTTACGATGCAGCTATGAAGTATCAGGAACAAGGCACTGGACTTGTAGTCTTGACTGGTAAAGACTACGGCATGGGCTCTTCTCGTGACTGGGCAGCTAAAGGAACATTCCTTTTAGGCATTAAAACAGTTATCGCAGAAAGCTATGAGCGTATTCACCGCTCTAACTTAGTGATGATGGGTGTTTTACCATTACAATTCGTTAATGGTGAAAGTGCAGATTCTCTAGGGTTGACTGGACGCGAAACAATTAGCGTTAACTTAACTGATGACGTGAAACCACGCGACGTTTTAACTGTGACAGCTACTGCTGAAGACGGTAAAGTTACTGAGTTCCAAGTACTAGCTCGTTTTGATTCTGAAGTAGAAGTAGATTACTTCCGTCACGGCGGTATCTTACAGATGGTGCTACGTAACAAATTACTAGAAGTATAA
- a CDS encoding acyl-CoA thioesterase — translation MYISEKEIEIRYAETDQMGVVYHANYIIWLEIGRTKLIEDIGFTYAGMEKDGYISPVLDISIQYKAALRYGQKAFVRTWVEEHGRLRTKYGYEIVHEDGTIAATALSEHVVVKKESFRPVSIQKVFPEWHKKYEEIKKQVPDGVRN, via the coding sequence ATGTACATCAGTGAAAAAGAAATTGAAATTCGTTATGCAGAAACAGATCAAATGGGCGTTGTATATCACGCCAATTACATCATATGGCTAGAAATCGGACGGACAAAATTGATTGAAGATATAGGGTTCACCTATGCGGGGATGGAGAAAGATGGCTATATCTCACCCGTACTGGATATTTCCATTCAATACAAAGCTGCTCTTCGTTACGGTCAAAAAGCGTTTGTTCGGACCTGGGTAGAAGAACACGGTCGTTTGCGGACAAAATACGGCTATGAAATTGTTCATGAAGATGGAACAATTGCCGCGACTGCTTTATCCGAGCATGTTGTTGTAAAGAAAGAATCTTTTCGGCCAGTATCCATCCAAAAAGTCTTCCCCGAATGGCATAAAAAATACGAAGAAATTAAAAAGCAGGTGCCTGATGGCGTTCGGAATTAA
- a CDS encoding HesB/YadR/YfhF family protein, with translation MQINISNDALDWFKKEMEVASGEAVRFFVRYGGSSKLQPGFSLGVTKDQPNEIAAKVEQDNVTYFVEQRDAWYFDGHNLDVSVNDDLHELDYSYTK, from the coding sequence ATGCAAATTAACATTAGCAATGACGCTCTCGATTGGTTTAAGAAAGAAATGGAGGTAGCATCTGGAGAAGCAGTACGCTTTTTCGTCCGTTATGGCGGTTCAAGCAAGCTGCAGCCCGGTTTTTCACTCGGTGTTACTAAAGATCAGCCAAATGAAATTGCGGCTAAAGTAGAGCAAGATAATGTAACCTACTTTGTTGAACAACGCGATGCTTGGTATTTTGACGGTCACAATCTTGATGTCAGTGTTAACGATGACTTACACGAACTTGATTATTCATACACAAAATAA
- the plsY gene encoding glycerol-3-phosphate 1-O-acyltransferase PlsY — MTILLPLLLAYLLGSIPSALWVGKLFYKTDIRTQGSGNLGATNTFRTLGKKAGIVVTILDILKGTAATSIPLFMATDIHPLVFGVLAVIGHIFPIFAKFKGGKAVATSGGILIAYQWPLFIMAVAVFLIALKITKMVSLASIILALVFIIYITIYAIFSADYLFMAVIYLLALFIIFRHRGNIARIRAGTEPKISWM, encoded by the coding sequence ATGACTATACTGCTTCCCCTACTACTAGCTTACTTACTTGGCTCGATTCCTTCTGCCTTATGGGTTGGAAAACTATTCTACAAAACTGATATTCGTACACAAGGAAGTGGCAATTTAGGAGCTACCAACACGTTCCGTACGCTCGGAAAAAAAGCCGGGATCGTGGTAACTATACTGGATATTCTTAAAGGAACAGCTGCTACATCAATCCCGCTTTTTATGGCTACCGATATCCATCCATTAGTATTCGGAGTGTTGGCAGTAATCGGACATATTTTTCCGATATTTGCAAAGTTTAAAGGTGGTAAAGCAGTTGCTACTTCTGGCGGTATCTTAATTGCTTATCAATGGCCATTGTTTATTATGGCAGTAGCCGTGTTTTTAATTGCATTAAAAATCACAAAAATGGTATCATTAGCATCAATTATTTTAGCTCTCGTATTCATCATTTATATTACTATTTACGCCATTTTTTCTGCAGATTATTTGTTTATGGCGGTGATTTATCTATTGGCGCTATTCATTATTTTCCGTCACCGCGGCAATATTGCCCGAATACGAGCAGGCACTGAACCAAAAATCAGCTGGATGTAA
- a CDS encoding CoA-binding protein has protein sequence MILENPSRNEIKNVLDHAKTIAVVGLSPNPSRTSYIVSEAMQRAGYRIIPVNPLADTVLGEKSYGRLSDITEKVDIVNVFRRSEFLEDIANEFIKIDCPVFWTQLNVVDENVFKRLTDAGYTVIMDRCIKVEYAILK, from the coding sequence ATCATTTTGGAAAATCCTAGTCGAAACGAAATTAAAAACGTACTTGATCATGCAAAAACAATAGCGGTGGTCGGGCTTAGTCCAAACCCTAGCCGAACATCTTATATCGTATCAGAGGCTATGCAACGTGCAGGCTATCGGATCATTCCGGTAAATCCGTTAGCCGATACGGTATTAGGTGAGAAAAGTTATGGACGATTGAGTGATATAACAGAAAAAGTAGATATCGTTAACGTTTTTCGGCGCAGTGAATTTCTAGAAGACATTGCAAATGAATTTATAAAAATTGACTGTCCAGTGTTTTGGACACAATTAAATGTAGTAGATGAAAACGTATTTAAGCGGTTGACTGATGCAGGGTATACAGTCATCATGGATCGTTGCATCAAAGTAGAATACGCCATTCTGAAATAG
- the parE gene encoding DNA topoisomerase IV subunit B, with amino-acid sequence MAKIQNTAYNEEAIQVLEGLDAVRKRPGMYIGSTDTRGLHHLVYEIVDNSVDEALAGHGDKISVTIHEDNSISVRDFGRGMPTGMHRSGKPTPEVILTVLHAGGKFGQGGYKTSGGLHGVGASVVNALSSFLEVTIYRDGKKYRQRFENGGKPVTTLEEIGSTKETGTMIHFLPDESIFSVAKYNYETLSERLRESAFLLKGLKIELFDQRTEAKDVFHYETGIEAFVSYLNEEKDVLHPVAYIEGQQDEMEIEFSFQFNDGYSETILSFVNNVRTRDGGTHETGAKAAMTRVFNDYARKINLLKDKDKNLEGSDIREGLAAIISVRIPEALLQFEGQTKSKLGTSEARSIVDSVVSQKLMYFLEENADLSASLVRKAIRAAQARLAARKAREDARNGKKRKKSDALLSGKLTPAQSRNAKKNELYLVEGDSAGGSAKQGRDRTFQAILPLRGKVVNTEKAKLEEIMKNEEISTIIHAIGGGVSSDFSIDDIAYNKIIIMTDADTDGAHIQVLLLTFFFRYMKPLIEAGKIFIALPPLYKVSRGVGKKEVIDYAWTESDLDASIKKVGKGYTLQRYKGLGEMNADQLWETTMNPETRTLIRVTIEDSARAERGITTLMGDKVEPRRRWIENNVDFGLEEDSNILENDLIHAEEELV; translated from the coding sequence ATGGCTAAAATTCAAAATACGGCATACAACGAAGAAGCAATTCAAGTACTCGAAGGCTTAGATGCCGTTAGAAAACGTCCGGGTATGTATATTGGTTCGACAGACACTCGTGGACTTCACCATCTAGTCTATGAAATTGTCGATAACTCGGTCGATGAAGCGCTTGCAGGACACGGAGATAAAATTTCTGTAACAATCCACGAAGATAACAGCATCAGTGTTCGAGATTTTGGTCGAGGTATGCCTACAGGGATGCACCGCAGTGGGAAACCTACACCAGAAGTTATATTAACAGTGCTTCATGCTGGAGGAAAATTTGGTCAAGGCGGCTATAAAACAAGTGGTGGGCTTCACGGTGTGGGCGCATCAGTAGTTAATGCTTTGTCCAGTTTTTTAGAAGTGACTATTTATCGCGATGGCAAAAAGTACCGTCAACGCTTTGAAAATGGTGGGAAACCGGTTACTACCTTAGAAGAAATTGGTTCGACAAAAGAAACAGGTACGATGATTCATTTTTTACCTGATGAGTCTATTTTTTCTGTTGCAAAATACAATTATGAAACCCTTTCTGAACGGTTGCGCGAATCTGCATTCTTGTTAAAAGGATTAAAAATTGAGCTCTTTGATCAACGAACAGAAGCGAAAGATGTTTTTCATTACGAAACAGGGATTGAAGCTTTTGTTTCTTACTTGAACGAAGAAAAAGATGTGCTTCATCCAGTTGCCTATATCGAAGGGCAACAAGATGAGATGGAAATCGAATTTTCCTTCCAGTTTAATGATGGGTATTCTGAGACCATTTTATCGTTTGTAAACAATGTTCGTACACGTGATGGTGGAACACATGAAACCGGTGCAAAAGCAGCCATGACACGCGTTTTCAATGATTACGCTCGAAAAATTAACTTGCTAAAAGACAAAGATAAAAACTTAGAAGGCTCTGATATTCGTGAAGGATTAGCAGCGATTATATCAGTACGTATTCCTGAAGCTTTACTGCAGTTTGAAGGACAGACAAAAAGTAAATTAGGAACAAGTGAAGCACGTAGTATCGTAGATTCAGTTGTTTCTCAAAAATTAATGTACTTTTTAGAAGAAAATGCAGATTTAAGTGCTTCGTTAGTTCGAAAAGCCATTCGTGCAGCACAAGCTCGTTTAGCTGCACGTAAAGCTAGAGAAGATGCACGAAACGGTAAAAAACGCAAAAAATCAGATGCTTTATTGTCTGGTAAATTGACACCTGCGCAATCTCGTAATGCGAAGAAAAACGAGCTATACCTAGTAGAGGGTGACTCTGCCGGCGGTTCTGCAAAACAAGGACGCGACAGAACATTCCAAGCAATTTTGCCACTGCGTGGTAAAGTTGTTAACACTGAAAAAGCAAAACTCGAAGAAATTATGAAAAATGAAGAGATCTCAACGATTATCCATGCTATTGGTGGTGGGGTTTCTTCTGACTTTTCGATCGATGACATTGCCTATAACAAAATTATTATCATGACCGATGCCGATACTGATGGGGCGCATATTCAGGTGCTGCTCTTAACGTTCTTTTTCCGTTATATGAAGCCATTGATTGAGGCTGGGAAAATTTTTATCGCGCTTCCTCCACTGTATAAAGTGTCTAGAGGCGTTGGTAAAAAAGAAGTTATCGATTACGCTTGGACAGAATCTGACCTGGATGCCTCGATTAAAAAAGTTGGAAAAGGCTATACACTCCAGCGCTACAAGGGTTTAGGAGAGATGAACGCAGATCAGTTATGGGAAACAACGATGAACCCAGAAACTCGCACATTAATCCGTGTTACGATTGAAGATAGTGCACGCGCAGAACGTGGCATCACAACATTAATGGGCGACAAAGTAGAACCACGTCGTCGTTGGATTGAAAACAATGTCGATTTTGGACTTGAAGAAGATAGTAATATTCTTGAAAATGATTTGATTCACGCTGAGGAGGAACTGGTATGA
- the parC gene encoding DNA topoisomerase IV subunit A, whose protein sequence is MTQAERFQDLPLEEVIGDRFGRYSKYIIQDRALPDARDGLKPVQRRILYAMYHEGNTNDKAFRKSAKTVGNVIGNYHPHGDSSVYEAMVRLSQDWKIRHMLVEMHGNNGSMDGDSPAAMRYTEARLSAISSELLRDIDKRTVDFIPNFDDSDMEPTVLPARFPNLLVNGSTGISAGYATDIPPHALHEVLDAVLMRMDNPQATVAELMTVIKGPDFPTGGIIQGVDGIKKAYETGKGKIIVRSKAEIEPLKGGKEQIVITEIPFEVNKANMIKKIDDHRFDRKLEGISEVRDESDRTGLRIVIELKKDVQAQGILSYLYKNTDLQVSYNFNMVAIYKRRPTMMTLQTMLDAYIEHQKEVITKRSEFDLQKASDRMHIVEGLMKALSILDKVIKTIRSSTDKRDAKNNLISEFDFSEAQAEAIVSLQLYRLTNTDITDLQKEEENLKKTIAELTGILTSSTKLKNVIKKELANIRKQFAEPRRSVIEEKIEEITITREIMIPSEEVVVTVTKEGYVKRTSTRSYAASNGKDFAMKDTDHLLFEGNLNTQHTILIFTTAGNFVFQPINELPDIKWKDLGQHLSSIIQLDANESVLAVYPFENFDADASILTVSKLGQVKRSALKDYQIQRYSRTVKTMKLKSGDAMIYAGLVTTETELFIGTKQAYGVRFPLEEVPLTGLRTGGVKGVNLKGDDEAVSAILINPQVKQELVLITHRGAAKKMKLDEFESGGRAKRGVVMLRELKSNPHRVVSVIGATGKEEMILETAKGVHIPLIANSLKNVDRYSNGSFIADESTDGQVVEAYLLNKKE, encoded by the coding sequence ATGACACAAGCCGAAAGATTTCAAGATTTGCCATTAGAAGAAGTAATTGGCGATCGATTTGGCCGTTACAGTAAATACATTATCCAAGACCGGGCACTTCCAGATGCTCGTGACGGATTAAAACCTGTTCAGCGCCGAATTTTATATGCGATGTACCATGAAGGCAATACCAATGATAAGGCGTTTCGTAAATCAGCCAAAACTGTTGGTAACGTAATCGGTAACTATCATCCACACGGAGATAGCTCTGTTTATGAAGCAATGGTTCGATTGAGTCAAGATTGGAAAATCCGACATATGCTTGTTGAAATGCATGGGAATAACGGTTCGATGGATGGGGACTCGCCTGCTGCGATGCGTTATACGGAAGCACGCCTTTCTGCGATTTCTTCAGAATTGTTACGTGACATAGATAAACGGACAGTGGATTTTATCCCAAACTTTGATGATTCGGATATGGAACCAACTGTTTTACCTGCACGTTTTCCAAACCTTTTAGTAAACGGATCAACCGGTATTTCTGCCGGTTACGCCACAGATATTCCGCCACATGCGCTTCATGAAGTTCTTGATGCTGTTTTAATGCGTATGGATAACCCACAAGCGACAGTTGCTGAGTTGATGACCGTCATTAAAGGGCCAGATTTCCCAACAGGTGGCATTATTCAAGGTGTAGATGGTATCAAAAAAGCGTATGAAACCGGAAAAGGCAAGATTATCGTGCGCTCGAAAGCCGAGATCGAGCCATTAAAAGGCGGAAAAGAACAAATCGTCATTACAGAAATACCTTTTGAAGTCAACAAAGCCAATATGATAAAAAAAATAGATGATCACCGCTTTGACCGTAAGCTTGAAGGTATTTCTGAAGTACGAGATGAGTCGGATCGAACAGGGTTACGCATTGTTATTGAATTGAAAAAAGATGTGCAAGCTCAAGGAATTTTAAGCTATTTGTATAAAAATACCGATTTACAAGTTAGCTATAACTTTAATATGGTGGCAATTTACAAGCGTCGTCCGACAATGATGACCTTGCAAACAATGTTGGATGCCTATATCGAACACCAAAAAGAAGTAATTACAAAACGCTCTGAATTTGATTTGCAAAAAGCTAGTGATCGCATGCACATTGTTGAAGGCTTGATGAAAGCATTATCGATTCTTGATAAAGTTATTAAAACCATCCGTTCGTCTACTGATAAACGTGATGCGAAAAATAACTTAATCTCTGAATTTGATTTTTCAGAAGCACAAGCTGAAGCAATTGTTTCTTTACAACTGTATCGATTGACCAACACAGATATTACCGATTTGCAAAAAGAAGAAGAAAATCTTAAAAAGACGATAGCTGAACTAACGGGAATTTTAACCAGCTCAACGAAGTTAAAAAATGTCATTAAAAAAGAATTGGCCAACATCCGCAAACAATTTGCAGAACCGCGTCGATCGGTTATTGAAGAAAAAATAGAAGAAATTACGATTACACGCGAAATCATGATTCCAAGTGAAGAAGTAGTTGTGACTGTAACTAAAGAGGGATATGTAAAACGAACAAGCACAAGATCATATGCTGCTTCAAATGGCAAAGACTTTGCCATGAAAGATACCGATCATTTATTATTCGAAGGCAATTTGAATACGCAACATACCATTTTGATCTTTACTACTGCAGGAAATTTCGTTTTCCAGCCGATCAATGAATTGCCTGATATTAAATGGAAAGACCTCGGACAGCATTTATCAAGTATTATTCAATTAGATGCAAACGAATCAGTACTTGCTGTTTATCCTTTTGAAAACTTTGATGCAGATGCTAGTATTTTGACTGTTTCTAAATTAGGGCAAGTCAAACGGTCTGCACTAAAAGATTATCAAATTCAACGTTATTCACGTACTGTGAAAACAATGAAATTGAAATCTGGAGACGCTATGATTTACGCGGGATTGGTGACGACTGAAACTGAGCTATTCATAGGTACAAAACAAGCTTATGGTGTACGCTTCCCACTTGAAGAAGTTCCACTTACTGGACTCCGAACAGGTGGCGTGAAAGGTGTAAACTTAAAAGGCGATGATGAAGCTGTTTCAGCTATCTTAATCAACCCACAAGTTAAACAAGAATTAGTGCTCATTACTCACCGGGGTGCAGCTAAAAAAATGAAGCTTGATGAATTTGAAAGTGGTGGACGTGCGAAGCGTGGCGTAGTTATGCTTCGTGAGTTAAAATCAAATCCTCACCGTGTAGTATCCGTAATAGGAGCAACTGGAAAAGAAGAAATGATTTTAGAAACAGCTAAAGGTGTTCATATTCCATTAATAGCAAATTCATTAAAGAATGTAGATCGTTATTCAAACGGTTCATTCATAGCGGATGAATCAACAGATGGACAAGTAGTAGAAGCTTATCTTTTGAATAAAAAAGAATAA